Proteins from a genomic interval of Gadus morhua chromosome 21, gadMor3.0, whole genome shotgun sequence:
- the pbk gene encoding lymphokine-activated killer T-cell-originated protein kinase homolog: MERPSQNRDDPSFKTPIRVRTKSSVSGSPITIPASPFMKKLGVGTGVNVYLMNRVTLGKLNASPWAVKKINTKCAGKQLNVYQDRLNEEAKILKGIHHPNIVGFRAFTTAKDGTNCLAMEYGGEQSLNDLIEKRKEEGLQAFPAATIEQVALHLARGLQYLHNEKKMLHGDMKSCNVVIRGDFETIKICDVGVSLRLDENMKVADPKAQYIGTEPWNPKEAMEEEGEITDKADIFAYGLTLWEMMTLAMPHVDMLDVDVDEEEEEDTGDDGESEEESFDMDSYYERLGTRPWLDVDVLGAAYRRMVELFCLCTEQDPTHRPSAAQIVQALEINSEALVLDG, encoded by the exons ATGGAGCGGCCTTCCCAAAATAGAGATGATCCTTCGTTTAAGACCCCGATACGTGTCCGGACCAAAAGCTCTGTGTCCGGCAGCCCGATCACCATCCCCGCCTCGCCGTTCATGAAGAAGCTTGGCGTCGGGACTGGCGTCAACGTCTACCTCATGAACAG GGTAACGTTAGGCAAGTTGAATGCTTCACCATGGGCAGTGAAGAAAATAAACACCAAATGCGCTGGCAAGCAGTTGAATGTTTACCAGGATCGACTTAACGAGGAGGCAAAGATCCTGAAAGGCATCCATCATCCAAACATAGTTG GCTTCCGTGCTTTCACCACAGCCAAGGACGGGACCAATTGCCTGGCCATGGAGTACGGAGGCGAGCAGTCACTCAACGACCTGAttgagaagaggaaggaggagggccTGCAGGCCTTCCCTGCTGCCACCATAGAGCAGGTGGCACTGCACCTGGCTCGAGGCCTGCAG TACCTCCACAATGAGAAGAAGATGCTCCACGGGGACATGAAGTCCTGCAACGTGGTGATCCGGGGCGACTTTGAGACGATTAAGATCTGCGATGTGGGCGTGTCACTCCGGCTGGACGAGAACATGAAAG tggcTGACCCAAAGGCACAATACATCGGCACAGAGCCCTGGAACCCGAAGGAGGCCAtggaggaagaaggggagatCACAGACAAGGCAGACATCTTTGCCTACGGCCTGACCCTGTGGGAGATGATGACCCTGGCCATGCCCCACGTGGACATGCTGGATGTAGAtgtagatgaggaggaggaggaggatacaGGGGACGACG GCGAGTCTGAGGAGGAAAGCTTCGACATGGACTCCTACTACGAGCGGCTGGGCACGCGGCCGTGGCTGGACGTGGACGTACTGGGGGCCGCCTACCGCCGCATGGTGGAGCTCTTCTGCCTGTGCACAGAGCAGGACCCCACGCACCGCCCGTCAGCCGCCCAGATCGTCCAGGCCCTCGAGATCAACAGCGAGGCCCTCGTTCTGGATGGATGA